The genome window CCGCGACCTGGTGCGACACCGCGCGCCGCTCGCGTTCGAGGCCGGCCCGGTCGAGCGCGTCGACGGCAGCGTCGTCGGCCGGCACGCCGGCATCGGCGGGCTCACAGTGGGTCAGCGCTCAGGAACGGGCGTCGCGACCGGCGAACGCCTCTACGTGCTGCGTCTCGAGCCCGAGCGCTCGGCGGCCATCGTCGGGACGCGCGAGGAGATCACGCGGACCACCTACGAGCTTCGGGACATTCACTTCACGCGTGACGCGGCGCCGGGCACGACCTTTGAGACCTCCGCGGTCCTCCGTTATCGCGGCACGCCCCTTGCCGCGACCGTGGGCGTGATCCCAGATGGCGCGATCCTCCGACTCGCGGCGCCCGCTCTCGTCGCACCCGGCCAGGCAGTCGTGTTCTATGACGAGGACGAGGTCGTGGGGGGCGGCATCGTCCGCGCCGTCAGCCCGGGCTAGAAGCCCCCGTGCGCGCCCTCTTGCGGATGGCCGCGATCGCGGTGGCGGGCGCGGTCCTCTACTACGCCGGCCTGCTGAATAGCATCGTCATCCAGCGGCCCGAGCGGCCGGGCGCGATCGCGGTGGTCGTCGCCATCGGCGCGGCGCTCGCGGTGCTGATCGCCGCCGTGCGTGGCACAGGTCGCGGTGACGCCGCGACACCGCCGGCGCACGTCCGTCTTCATCGCGCCCTCTGGCTCTCTGCGAGCGTGATGGCGCTCGTGTCCCTCGCGTGGATCTCGGACGTGCCGCGGCAGCGATCCTGGGATTGGACGCCGTATCACAACGACGCGATCGCGCTGAACGACTGCGCTGCCCGATTGGTGCTCCAGGGTCGCGATCCGTATTCGTCCCTCGACATCTTCGATTGCTATGCGCAGCTTGGGATCGGCGCGGATCGCACCACGCCGCTGAAGCTCGGTCAATTCGCGAACGTCGCGGTGTATCCCACCGACGATCAGCTCGACGCGGCGTGGGCGCTGCGGGCGCGTGAGGGTGGCAATGTCGAGTTCGTGTCGCGGCCGTCGTACCCCGCGCTGTCGTTCCTGTTCATCATCCCGTTCGTGGCGCTTGGCTGGGATACCAACCGGCTCTACGTCCTGTGCCTCATCGCGGCAATGGCGCTCGTCGTCTGGCGAACGTCCGCCGGACTGCGACCGTTCATGCTGACCGCGGTGCTTGGCGCGGCGTCCCTGGCGGCGTTCACGGTCAGCGGCAGCGCGGACCTCCTCTACGTGCTCCCGCTCGCGGCCGCGTGGCTCTGGCGCGAGCGGCGCTGGAGCGCGCTCGCGTACGGCATCGCCGCAGCGACGAAGCAGCTCGCCTGGTTCTTCGCGCCCTTCTACCTCATCGCGGTCGTCACGACGCATGGGTGGCGCGAGGGTCTGCGCCGCGCCGCGATCGCGGCCGCGGTCTTCATCGCGACGAACCTGCCGTTCATCCTGTGGCATCCGCGAGACTGGCTCGAGGGGATCACGACACCCCTTTCTGATCCGATGTTCGCGCGCGGCGCGGGGATCATCTTCCTCGGAACGAACGGCGGGCTTCCACTGCTCCCCGCGGGCGCGTATCTCGCGATGGAAGGGATCTGCGCGGTGCTGTGCCTCGTCATCGCTTGGCGCTCGCGACGTACGAGCCCCGAGCTCGGCGTGGTGCTTGCGCTCGTTCCGCTGTTCTTCGCTTGGCGCAGCCTCTTCTCCTACTTCTTCCTGATCCCGCTGTTCGCGGCGGCCGCGGTCGCGCGGATGCCCCTGGGCGATCTCACGCCGGAGCGCGCGCAGGCGGCCGGAGCGCTGACGCTGTTCGCACTGCCCGCGCGCCGGCTCGCGCTCGTCGCGCGGCGCGGCCGCGCCGCCTAGTGCCGCCCGCGCTCATCCCCCTCGCTCTCGTGGCGATCGGAGTTCCCGCCGCGCTGCGCGCCGCGCTCGGGCGTCCGCGCTCTCTCGGCGCGGCCTGGGTGCTCGCGGCCGCGGCGGTCGCGCTCGCTCAGGCGGCCGGCGAGATATCTGGATGGCGACTGGGCGTGTTGGGAGACGCTCACTTGCTTCTCGCAGCTCTCGCGGCACTGGTGGCCGCATTCGCCGTGAGCGTCGCGGAGCCGCGCCCGAGGGGTTAAGGTCAGTAGTGAAGAAAAGAAATAGGGAGACATGCCATGGGATTCCTCATCGGTCTGCTCACCGGCGCCGTCGTTGCGCTGCTGTACGCGCCGAAGACGGGCGACCTGACACGCGAAGAGCTGCGCGTGCGGAGCGAGGAGCTCAAGCGCCGCGCGGATGAGCTGCAGAAGATCGCGAACGATCTCTCGCAGCAGGCTCAGGTCAAGGGGCGAGAGCTCGTCGACGAGGCCAAGCGCCAATGGGATCGTTCCGGCGTTGGCCAGCGCTCAGAGAGCGGCGCTCGCAGCGGCGAGGGCGGTCCGTCCGCGAAATCCTGACGTTAGACTCCTAGTCAGGACGGGGGAACGCGGGGAGCTGACCGTGTGGTCGCCCCGCGTTTTTCTATACAGGAAAAGCGAGGGCCGGTTCATCCGGCCCGAGCCGCCCGTATCCGGCCCCCACGACCGGAGCAGGCGAAGCCAGCGAAGGGAGTAGGGGTCAACGGACAGCGCCGAGATCCGAGAGCGGTTCATCAAGTTCTTCGAAGAGAAGGGCCACACCCGCATGCCGAGCTGGCCGCTGATCCTGAAGGACGATCCAAGCGTGCTCTTCACCAGCGCCGGGATGCAGCCGCTCGTGCCCTACTTCCTCGGCAAGAAGCAGCCGCCGGCCAAGCGGATCGTTGCGGTGCAGAAGGTCTTCCGCGCGACCGACATCGAGGAGGTCGGCCGGGACGGCTACCACCAGACCTTCTTCGAGATGCTCGGCAACTTCGGCATCGGCGACTACTGGAAGAAGGAAGCGATCGAGTGGGGCTGGGAGCTGCTGACCAAGGTGTTCGGCTTCGACGGCACGAAGCTCGTCGCGACCGTCCACACCAGCGACGACGAGGCCTACGAGATCTGGACCAAGACTCTCGCGTACCTGCCGCCGGAGAAGATGTTCCGCCTCGGCGACGCGGAGAACACGTGGGCACTCGGGCCGACCGGCCTCTATGGCTATGACAGCGAGGTCTTCATCGACAAGGGTCCGCAGCCGGGCGTGGCGGAGCATCAGTGCGACCCGAGCGAGGACTGCGGGCGCTGGCTCGAGATCTGGAATTTCGTGTTCCAGGAGTTCGACCGTAAGGCCGACGGTACGCTCGTCCCGCTCGCGAAGCGGAACATCGACACCGGGGCGGGCCTCGAGCGTCTGACACAGGTCCTGCAGGACGTCCCGGGCGACGTGTACCGCACGGACCTGTTCCAACCGACGGTGAAGAAGATCGAGTCGCTCGCTGGCAAGAAGTACGGCGACGACCGTGACACCGACGTGTCGATCCGCATCGTCGCCGAGCACTCACGGGCGGCGACGTTCCTCATCGCCGACGGGGTCGTGCCATCGAACGAGTTCCGCGGGTATGTGCTCCGGCGGCTCATCCGTCGCGCCGCGCTGCATGGGCGGCGCCTCGGCCTGAGGACCGGTGTCCTGGCCACGCTCGGCGGCGAGGTCGTGAAGACGATGCAGAAGCACTACCACGAGCTGACGAAGGCCCGCGACCGCATCACGCAGGTGATCGCGGACGAGGAGGACAAGTTCGAGCGGACGCTCGCGAACGGCCTAACGATGCTGAACGAGGCGATCGCGCGCGCGAGGGCTGAGGGCCAGAAGTGGATCGATCGCGACACGGCCTTCAGGCTCTCCGACACGTACGGCTTCCCGCTGGAGATGACGAAAGAGATCGCCGCGGCCGCCGGCCTTACGGTCGACGAGCGCGGCTTCAACGAGCTCCTCGAGGGTCAGCGCAGCCGCAGCCGCGCGACGGCCAAGTTCACGCAGGACGCGATGCGCTTCGGGCAGTTCTACTCGTTGCTCCGCGAGACGCAAGGTCTTCGCAGCGAGTTCACCGGATACGACGAGCTCGCGACGGATGGGACGATCGCGTCGCTCGTCGTCGGCGGCTCGCGCGTGGAGCTCGCGCATGAGGGTGCGGATGTGGAGATCGTTCTCGACCGCACTCCTTTCTACCCGGAGGGCGGCGGCCAGGTCGGCGACCGGGGCACGATCACGACGGACGAGGGCCGCGCGATGGTCGCGGACACTCAGACCGCTGCGCCCGGTGTGATCGTGATGAGCGCGAAGGTCGTCGATGGCGTCCTGCGCGTGTCGGGGCGTGCGCACGCCGCCGTCGACGAGGAGCTGCGCCGCGACACGATGCGCAATCACACCGCGACGCATCTGCTGCACGCGACCCTGCGGAACCTCTTTGGTGAGGACGTCCACCAGGCGGGCTCGCTCGTGCACGCGCCGAATCTGCGTTTCGACTTCACGTTCGGTCGCGCGGTCACGCCGCAGGAGCTCCAGCGTGTCGAGGACGAAGTGAATCGCGCGATCCTCGACAACGCGAGCGTTCATGCGCGCGTGATGCCGCTGAGCCAAGCGCTCGCGTCGGGTGCGATGGCGCTCTTCGGCGAGAAATACGACGACGAGGTCCGCGTGATCGAAGCGGGTCCGAGCCGCGAGCTCTGCGGCGGCACGCATTGCCACTGCACCGGCGACATCGGCCCGTTCCTCATCACGAAGGAAGAGAGCATCGGTGCGGGCGTGCGACGCATCGAGGCGGTCACCGGTGTCGGCGCCCTGCGCGAGGTGCGCGACGTGCGCGACCGCCTGTCTCGCGCGGCGGCGGCGCTTCGCGTTCCGCCAACGCGGGTGCCGGAGAGCGTCACGCAGCTGCTCGAGTCTCGCGAGCGCCTGGAAAAGGAGCTCGCGACGCTGCAGCGCAGCGGCGTGGACAGTGTGGCGGCTTCGCTCCTCGCGACGGCGGTGGTGGTCGGGAACGCGAAGCTCGTCGCGGCCGACGTGGGCGACGGCGACGTCAATGGGCTGCGCGCGCTTTCGGATCGGATCCGGGAGACGATCGGATCCGGTGTCGTGGTGCTAGGTGCGAGGCGCAACGGCACGGCGGCGCTGGTCGTGTATGTGACGAAGGACCTGTCGTCGAAGGTGAACGCGGACGCGCTGGTGAAAGAGGTGCTCGCGCCCATCATCGACGGCAGAGGTGGCGGCCGCCCGGAGAGCGCCTCAGCCGGTGGAAAGAACCCTGCTCGGATCGCCGAGGCGCTCGAGACGGCACGGGAAGCGGTGCGCGCACGTTTGGATGGGGGACGTGGCCTCCACTAGCGCACGCGATACCCGCTCGGTCGGACCGAGAGGCCCGCTGGTCGCCGGCGTGGAGCTCTCCGCCACGGTCGCGCGGGTCATCGTCGCGACGCGCGAGAACACGCGGCTCCGTGTCACCGGGCGCGGCGAGGCTGGCCTCGCCGAGGGTGCGGTGACCGGCGGGCTCGTCGTCGATCGCGACTCGGTGTCCGCGGCGCTTGTCACAGCGTTCGCCGCCGCCGAGCGAGGCCAGCGTGTGGACCGGTCGGTGGTGGCGATCGATGGCGACGATGTGCGGACCTACCACCTCTCGACCTCATTCGAGCGCGAATCGTCCGAGGCTCCGGTCGCGGCGAGCGAGATCTCGCGCGCGACGCGCGAGGCCGCTACGGTCGCGGCGAAGAGCGCCTCGGCGAGTGCCGAAGAAGACCCCGCGCTCCGGGGTGTGCCGACCGCGCGGCTGCACGAGGACGTCGCGTCCCTCTCGCTCGACGGTCGTCAGCTCGCGTCCCTCGTCGGGCAGCGCGGCGGACTCGTGGAGGTCTGGACCGACGTCAGCGTCGCTCCCCTAGTCTTGTCGGGAGCCGCGATCGGGGCGCTCGAGACCGCCCGTCACCGTGGTGCCGTGGTGCCGGGTGCCTATGCGCTTGGCCGTCTCCTCACGGAGTCCGGCGTGCTCGACGCCGGCGTGCTGCGACTCGGCGCCGACGTCACCGCGCTCGCGATCCTGCGGGAGGGGCGCGTCGTCGCGACGCGCGCCTTCGGTCTCGGCCGCATCGCGCTCCTGTCGCGCCCGGACCGTCTCGAGGCGGACGCGCGCGTGTGGGCCGACTGCATCGTCGCATCGCTGCACACGCTCGACGGACTCCCGCCGGCACGCTGGCTGTTCGTCGGCATCCCCGACTCGCTGTCGGCACTGACGCGCGCGCTCGACGAGGCGGTGGGCGGCGTCCGCGGCGGCGCGGTCGATGTCACGCCGCTGTCGGTCGGCATCGCGAGCCGCGCATATGGTGATGTGCAGCTGCGTGCGGACGATCTTGTCGCCGTCGGGGCCGCTGCGATCGCATCCGGGATCTTCGTCTCATGACCGTGCCGGTCGCCGGACGCACCGTGGTCGAGCTCGGACCGCGCGCGAGCGTGCTGGAAGCGGTGGAGCGCATCGCCGCCGCGCCCGCTGCGGACGATCTGGTGCTCTCCATCTCCGCCGGCGCGCCCGCCGCCCGCAACGCGGTGTTCTTCGAGGTCGCGCGCCGCGCCGCCGGCACGCGACGTCTTGCGATCGTCTCGCCTGACACGCGTGCTCGCTCCCTGGCGTCATCGGTCCATCTGCCGGCCTTCGCGAGCACCGCCGCGCTCGAGCGGCAGGAGCTCGATGCGACCGAGCCACTCACGACCGCGCGACGCGCCGCCCTCGCGCGACCGGCGCGGGTCAAGCGCGCCGCCACGGGCTCGTCACCCATTCGGATCCTCGGGATCCTCGGAAGCCTGCTCGCCGCGGCGCTCGTGCTGATGGTCGTGATCGGACCGTGGGCGACGGTGGTCGTGAAGCCGGTCTCGAAGGCGCTCGGTCCGATCGAGTTCGAGCTTCGGGCT of Candidatus Limnocylindria bacterium contains these proteins:
- a CDS encoding glycosyltransferase 87 family protein, which translates into the protein MRALLRMAAIAVAGAVLYYAGLLNSIVIQRPERPGAIAVVVAIGAALAVLIAAVRGTGRGDAATPPAHVRLHRALWLSASVMALVSLAWISDVPRQRSWDWTPYHNDAIALNDCAARLVLQGRDPYSSLDIFDCYAQLGIGADRTTPLKLGQFANVAVYPTDDQLDAAWALRAREGGNVEFVSRPSYPALSFLFIIPFVALGWDTNRLYVLCLIAAMALVVWRTSAGLRPFMLTAVLGAASLAAFTVSGSADLLYVLPLAAAWLWRERRWSALAYGIAAATKQLAWFFAPFYLIAVVTTHGWREGLRRAAIAAAVFIATNLPFILWHPRDWLEGITTPLSDPMFARGAGIIFLGTNGGLPLLPAGAYLAMEGICAVLCLVIAWRSRRTSPELGVVLALVPLFFAWRSLFSYFFLIPLFAAAAVARMPLGDLTPERAQAAGALTLFALPARRLALVARRGRAA
- a CDS encoding YtxH domain-containing protein — translated: MGFLIGLLTGAVVALLYAPKTGDLTREELRVRSEELKRRADELQKIANDLSQQAQVKGRELVDEAKRQWDRSGVGQRSESGARSGEGGPSAKS
- the alaS gene encoding alanine--tRNA ligase; translation: MRERFIKFFEEKGHTRMPSWPLILKDDPSVLFTSAGMQPLVPYFLGKKQPPAKRIVAVQKVFRATDIEEVGRDGYHQTFFEMLGNFGIGDYWKKEAIEWGWELLTKVFGFDGTKLVATVHTSDDEAYEIWTKTLAYLPPEKMFRLGDAENTWALGPTGLYGYDSEVFIDKGPQPGVAEHQCDPSEDCGRWLEIWNFVFQEFDRKADGTLVPLAKRNIDTGAGLERLTQVLQDVPGDVYRTDLFQPTVKKIESLAGKKYGDDRDTDVSIRIVAEHSRAATFLIADGVVPSNEFRGYVLRRLIRRAALHGRRLGLRTGVLATLGGEVVKTMQKHYHELTKARDRITQVIADEEDKFERTLANGLTMLNEAIARARAEGQKWIDRDTAFRLSDTYGFPLEMTKEIAAAAGLTVDERGFNELLEGQRSRSRATAKFTQDAMRFGQFYSLLRETQGLRSEFTGYDELATDGTIASLVVGGSRVELAHEGADVEIVLDRTPFYPEGGGQVGDRGTITTDEGRAMVADTQTAAPGVIVMSAKVVDGVLRVSGRAHAAVDEELRRDTMRNHTATHLLHATLRNLFGEDVHQAGSLVHAPNLRFDFTFGRAVTPQELQRVEDEVNRAILDNASVHARVMPLSQALASGAMALFGEKYDDEVRVIEAGPSRELCGGTHCHCTGDIGPFLITKEESIGAGVRRIEAVTGVGALREVRDVRDRLSRAAAALRVPPTRVPESVTQLLESRERLEKELATLQRSGVDSVAASLLATAVVVGNAKLVAADVGDGDVNGLRALSDRIRETIGSGVVVLGARRNGTAALVVYVTKDLSSKVNADALVKEVLAPIIDGRGGGRPESASAGGKNPARIAEALETAREAVRARLDGGRGLH